A stretch of Miscanthus floridulus cultivar M001 chromosome 13, ASM1932011v1, whole genome shotgun sequence DNA encodes these proteins:
- the LOC136502025 gene encoding uncharacterized protein, giving the protein MTVAVAGGAAKDSPPPVPALERPDCAAAKALTYLCFASMWVGGAGVAAAAFIDLISAGGAYGMGFSVCSALLKLSADAVLFGALLALVVLLLLLRATLRLVVTDLRVDMGMGINKIPRESMGSMLGDTAGSMLASLAFLLLSLVGCLVLIALSPAKGSLTVRISTAVIDVGILGSMVLSCFVTIPSMALKLWRMSPEGDAPADNIV; this is encoded by the exons ATGACGGTCGCCGTCGCGGGCGGCGCAGCCAAGGACTCGCCGCCGCCGGTTCCGGCGCTGGAGCGCCCCGACTGCGCCGCGGCCAAAGCGCTGACCTACCTATGCTTTGCCAGCATGTGGGTCGGCGGCGCGGGCGTGGCCGCCGCGGCCTTCATCGACTTGATCTCGGCAGGCGGCGCATATGGCATGGGCTTTTCGGTGTGCAGCGCGCTGCTCAAGCTCTCCGCCGATGCCGTCCTCTTCGGCGCGCTCCTCGCCCTCGTCGTCCTCCTGCTGCTACTGCGCGCCACCTTGCGATTGGTCGTCACGGATCTCAGAGTCGACATGGGGATGGGGATCAACAAG ATACCTCGAGAGTCAATGGGGAGCATGCTGGGTGACACTGCTGGGAGCATGCTCGCGTCTCTAGCTTTCCTCCTGCTCAGCCTTGTTGGTTGTTTGGTGCTGATCGCGCTGTCACCAGCCAAGGGATCTCTGACGGTGAGGATCAGTACAGCGGTCATTGACGTGGGGATACTGGGTTCCATGGTGCTTTCTTGCTTTGTCACCATACCCAGTATGGCACTTAAGCTGTGGAGGATGTCGCCGGAAGGCGATGCACCTGCTGACAACATCGTCTGA